Proteins found in one Chionomys nivalis chromosome 15, mChiNiv1.1, whole genome shotgun sequence genomic segment:
- the LOC130887680 gene encoding 28S ribosomal protein S33, mitochondrial-like: MASLSEYALRMSRLSAWIFGEVARLTDSKSMKVVNMFWKQPLAKKRETYHWYPNHNTYFALLGTLRFLGLYRDEHPDFKDEQRRLKKLRGKVKPKKGAGKRATKKK; encoded by the coding sequence ATGGCTTCGCTTTCAGAATATGCACTGCGTATGTCTCGTCTAAGTGCCTGGATCTTTGGTGAAGTGGCCAGGCTTACTGATTCAAAGTCCATGAAAGTGGTGAATATGTTCTGGAAGCAGCCCTTGGCCAAAAAGAGAGAGACTTACCACTGGTATCCAAATCACAACACGTATTTTGCACTTCTGGGCACACTCCGTTTCCTTGGCCTCTACAGAGATGAGCATCCGGATTTTAAGGATGAGCAAAGACGTCTAAAGAAGCTCCGTGgaaaggtgaaaccaaagaaaggaGCAGGGAAAAGAGCTACAAAGAAGAAATAG